The following DNA comes from Heliangelus exortis chromosome 2, bHelExo1.hap1, whole genome shotgun sequence.
ccccatccctggaagtgttccaggccaggttggatggggcttggagcaacctgggctggtgggaggtgtccctgcccatgcaggggggttgggatgagatgatccttaaggtcccttccatcccaacccatcccatcctgtGCTCCCTACTTCCAGCTATGGTGCTGCAACGTGTCCCCACACTGGCCATGACCTCTTCCCTGATGTTGAGCTCATAAGGCCAGCCCCATGTGCTGGTCCCTCACCAATTCTGGTGAGTTGGCAGTGCAAGGTGTTTCTCTGAGACAAAATAACTCCATCTGTCACTGATGTGGGGGCATCACAGCCACATCGCTTGAGCGCATCCTTAtggctttggttttattttgatttttttttttttttttatttctccctctcttccctgatGTTGAGCTCATAAGGCCAGCCCCATGTGCTGGTTCCTCACCAATTCTGGTGAGGTGGCAGTGCAAGGTGTTTCTCTGAGACAAAATAACTCCATCTGTCACTGATGTGGGGACATCACAGCCACATCGCTTGACCGCATCCTTACggctttggttttgggtttttttaaatttttaaaattttttttatttctctctctcttccctgatGTTGAGCTTATATGATCAACCCCATGTTCTGGTCCCTCACCAATTCTGGTGAGGTGGCAGTGCAAGATGTTTGTTTGAGATAAAATGACTTCAACTGTCACTGATGTGGGGACATCACAGCCGCATCGCTTGACTGCATCCTTAcgactttggggttttttggggtttttttgtttttttaaatttctccctctcttccctgatGTTGAGCTCATATGGTCAGCCCACGTGCTGGTCCCTCACCAATTCTGGTGTGGTGGCAGTGCAAGGTGTTTCTCTGAGACAAAATGACTTCATCTGTCACAGATGTGGGGATGTCACAGCCACATCGCTTGACCACATCCTTACggctttggttttattttgatttttttttttgtatttctccctctcttccctgatGTTGAGCTCATGTGGGCAGCCCCATGTGCTGGTCCCTCACCAATTCTGGTGAGGTGGCAGTGCAAGGTGTTTCTTTAAGACAAAATAACTTCATCTGTCACAGGTGTGGGGACATCGCAGCCACATTCCTTGACCGCATCCTTACggctttgttttgggttttttttgttcttttttttttatttctccctctcttccctgatGTTGAGCTCATAAGGCCAGCCCCATGTGCTGGTTCCACACCAATTCTGGTGAGTTGGCAGTGCAAGGTATTTCTTTAAGATAAAATAACTTCATCTGTCACAGGTGTGGGGACATCACAGCCACATTCCTTGACCGCATACTTAtggctttggtttggtttgtttttgttctttttttttatttctccctctcttccctgatGTTGAGCTCATGTGGGCAGCCCCACGTGCTGGTCCCTCACCAATTCTGGTGGGTTGGCAGTGCAAGGTGTTTCTTTAAGACAAAATGACTTCATCTGTCACAGATGTGGGGACATCACAGCCGTATCGCTTGACCGCATCCTTAcggctttgtttttttttattttttttttatttctccctctccATGCAGGTTATAACTGAGCAGCCCTTATGACCAACATGAGCTGGAGCTTCCTCACCCGCCTGCTAGAAGAGATTCACAATCACTCCACCTTCGTGGGCAAGGTCTGGCTCACCGTGCTCATCGTCTTCCGCATCGTCCTGACGGCGGTCGGGGGGGAATCCATCTACTCGGATGAGCAGAGCAAGTTCACCTGTAACACCAAGCAGCCCGGCTGTGACAACGTCTGTTACGATGCCTTTGCCCCCCTCTCACATGTCAGGTTCTGGGTCTTCCAGATCATCATGATCTCCACCCCTTCAGTCATGTACCTGGGCTACGCCATCCACAGGATCGCCCGCTCGgcggaggaggagaagaagtTCAAGGGGttcaagaagaagaagaggaagaagcagcagcattttgccTTGAACTGGCAGACGGGGCCCAACGTGGAGGACCCCCTGGAGGCCGACGAGGAGGACCCCATGATCTCTGACGAGGCAGCAGAAAGTGAGAAAGGCAAAGCCAAGCCCCAAAGCAAAGAGCCCCAGAAGCACgacgggaggaggaggatcCAGGAGGAAGGGCTGATGAAGATCTACGTCTTCCAGCTTCTAACCAGGGCTTCCTTTGAGGTTTGCTTTCTGGTAGGGCAGTATTTGCTTTATGGTTTTGAGGTGGAAGCCTATTACGTCTGCAACAGGGTCCCTTGCCCTCACACCGTGGACTGCTTCGTGTCCCGGCCGACTGAAAAAACCATTTTTCTCCTGGTGATGTACGTGGTGAGCTTCCTCTGCTTGTTGCTCAACATGTGTGAGATGTTCCACCTGGGCTTTGGGACCATCCGGGATGCCATCCGCAACCGGAAGATGAACAGCTTCAGGCAACCCCCCTACAACTACTCCTACCCCAAAAACATCTCCTGCCCTCCCGAGTACAACCTGGTGGTGAAATCAGAGAAAGCCACCAAGATCCCCAACAGCTTGATGGCACACGAGCAGAACTTGGCCAACGTtgctcaggagcagcagtgcaCCAGCCCGGATGAGAACCTCCCAGCAGACTTGTCCACCCTCCACAAACACCTCCGAGTAGCCCAGGAACAGTTGGACATTGCCTTCCAGAGCTACAGCAGCACCCAAGCCAACACCCAACCTTCTCGAACCAGCAGCCCTGCCTCGGGGGGCACCGTGGTGGAGCAGAACAGGGCCAACACGGCCCAGGAGAAACAAGGTGCTAAACCCAAGGCCTCCCTGGAGAAAGGGAGCTCAAGCAGTAAAGATGGAAAGACGTCCGTGTGGATTTAGGTTGGGCTCAaaggagaggaggcagcaccCGAGGggggtttattttggtttgtttctggggttttttgggtgttgGGTTCAGGTCACGGGGCACCCGCACGATTTTTAGGTGGGAGTCAAGAGGGAAAAGGAGTTTCAGAGCAATTTAGTGCTGTCTTCCAGGTTTTTAGGTGGaagtgaagagagaaaaggagtttCAGAGCAATTTAGTGCTGTCTTCCAGCGcgtttttaaaaaagaaaaaaaaaaaagaagaaatttctttcccatttctaaCACGTTCTCCAGTTGGGAACCTCCAGtgagcaacaacaaaaccccctgAATCTCCCACCCTTTTGGTCACCACTGGAGTCCCCCAAAAAACCTGGAGAGTGTCCTGTGGTGGTCCCAGCAGTGAGCAGCTCCCCTCTTGCATGGCAAGGCTGGAGTGCTGGGGGTCAGGCAGCATTTAATTACTAAATATCCttaatcaaaattaatttctgatcCCTTGATAGAGGAAACAGGTGACATATTGCACAAACCTTCACGACACTCTTGCAGCTGATGTCCTGCCTGaaccctcagctgctccagaaGACCTCCAGAAGGTGTCATTGGATGCTCCAAGCCATCACCAGGTGACACCTACACCAGGTTATGGGGCAGAATCACAGCAAATGTGCTACCCAGGGAGGCAGAAAACAGTAGCACAGTGCTGAagggtgggttttggggtttttttttttggtcttttatTCCTCTGCACTGAAGCAAAAAGCAACCACAACCCAACAGCAGGCGGTGGGAGTGAGCAGTGACCCAGTGTCCCACCAGTGTCCCACCAGTGCCTGTGTAGGTGTGATGGGAATCAGTGCAGTTATGGAGTTTTTAACAAACTTGCTGCTTTCACATCATCAGAAAGTGCCTTTCTGcaaccaggaaaacaaaaccacgAAGggtttagacttttttttttttttttccctatttgcTGAGCATGGATTGaaggaaaatttgttttttctgatccATCAACCCCTTCCAAGGAGTGGCAGAAGGCacttggtgtgtgtgtgtgtgttcagggGTACATCAAGATCCAGCCACATGAacagggggtgtgtgtgtgtgaatacaGACCTAGAGAGATGTTATATAAATGTAATATCAACCCTCTGGTCATTTTACAGCCTTCCACCTCCCCTGGGACAACTCAGCTTGGTCAGGACTAGGGCTGAGCTCATCCTTGGaactcgatgatcttgaaggtcccttccaaccttatccattctgtgattccaacCTTATCCCTTCTATGATTCCATCCTGGAGGTGTCTTTAGGCTTCCAGCCTCACCTGGAGAGCTGGCAGGTTTCACAGACTTTCTTGGAGGGCTTAGCAGAAGATCTGGCTCCAGTGGggacagtttttttttttttacttgtttatGGGGAGATTTTTCAGCTTGGCTTGGTTCTAGGGTGGGTTTCATGCAGCTCCAGGAAGCTGGGGACATCTTAAAGCCAAGGTGCTGAGCTCCAAGCCTCCTGCTAGTGCTGGGGATGTGCTTTGTCAGGGTGGTTTCATCCCATCTCtcttgcagagctgcagggctgtaGCTTTGTGCCCTTCCagtaacacacaaaaataaaatgttcttagAATAGAAAGAAATGCTCATCACTGGAAGCACAAGGAGCATCTCCTGCCAGATGGTAGAggctgaaatttccttttctgccacATCTCAGGCTGATGTTCTCATGATCCCTGAGATGTTCTCATGAtgcccagggctcagcagaAGTTCTCACAACCAGAATCTGACTCAGCACCCAGGAGAATCCAAACAGGCAGAGCTTCCAAGAGCAAACCTAACATGAAAGAAGCAAATCCTCCCCAAACACCATCCCTGTGCCAAGCTCTTCCCTCAGGGCCATCCCAGCCACCTGAAGCTGGATTGCAGgtccctgtgccagtgtttaTCATCCGTTGGATCTGTGGGACTTCTGGctgagcatttttctttttgtccttgaGAAAGGTCCCTGAAAGCCTTGAGGGCACCTTGCTGCCAGGTGGCCAGGTCTTGGGAACAGGCAGAGAACTTGGGTTTTCAGCTCCTGGGAACTTTGGCTGAGCTGTGTCACGTTGTTAGAGAACAGTGCTGGcagtaaaagggaaaaaaaaaaaaaaaaagtttagaaagaaagcaaagcaactTCCTATGAGGTATCCAGCTGCAAATATTCAGTATGGTTTTTTGTAACAGTCTGGGGAAgacttttgggtttgtttctggtCCTGCTGGAGGCATTGGTAAGATGGCTGgagtgctgcctgctctggctgctggatACCTTCCcctggaaaatggaaaatttcctCCAGGAGGAGCAGTGCATCCCCCCCAGCAGCAACAGGCAGCAGAAACACACCTTGGTTACATGGAGAGATGATTCCTGCCCTGAATTTTGCAGAAAAGGTTCAGAAAGTTCATCCCACGGGGCAGACAAACACATCCAACCCTGCTGGGGGGCTTTGTCCCAACCtctcctcctgggctggggctgtgctgggtgatGCAGGAGGGGTTGATTCCTGCTGGTGATGCTCTCAGGAAGATAAATGCATGCAGGACCCCAGTTTGGGGCTGGTgtgccctgtgctcagccctggggaggccacagcttgagtcctgtgtccagttctgggcccctcagctcaggaaggagattgaggtgctggagcaggtccagagaagagcaaggaggctgggaagggatccagcacaagtcctgtgaggaagggctgagggagctgggggtgttgaggctggagaagaggaggctcaggggagacctcatcactctctccaactccctgaaaggaggttggagccaggggggggttgggctcttttcccaggcaactctcagcaagacaagagggcacaagaggtctcaagttgtgccaggggaggtttaggttggacattagaaagaatttctttattgagagggtgatcagccattggaatgggctgcccagggaaggggtggattctccatccctggagatatttaagaagagcctggatgtggcactcagtgccatgggctgggaactgcagcgggagtggatcaagggttggacttgatgatctctgaggtcccttccaacccagccagttctaggattctaggatttgCTCCCTGGTAATCAGAGCTGTCCAGGGCACAAACTTGTCCTGCACATCCTTGGAGCTTCTCGTTTACCACCAGCCCTGCATCCCGTTGGAAACAGCTTCTATTTCAAGTCCTGATCCCCAGGGAAGGATGGAAACTCTCGAGGAGAGGGGTGGTTGGATGCTGCCTGAGTTTTTCTGATTCCTTTGAGATgagcagcagtgccacagcATTGGATcaacctcctccttccctcGCAGTGCTGGGAGGCTTTGCAGGAATTGGGATTTTGggtttctcaggaaaaaaaaaaaaaaaacgacacctccctcagccccaggcagggctggagcattTCTTGGTGACTTGGTTCAGCCCTGGGGACCAGCAGAGTCACCAGCAGTCACCAAAGGCAGGAACAGGCTTGTGCCTCCCTTGCTCTTGCTGGGAAACACCCCACCCAGGGGTAAGAACAGGGCagtttttaaaccaaaaaaaaccccaaaaaccccagaaTCTGCTCACAGGGACCTGGCTGACTCATTAAACccattttctgcagcaggacTCAATCTCCCCTGCCAATAGAGCTGCTCAGTGCCTGATGGGAGGAGATCCCAGGGATCCATGGGTGCAGGGTCAGAGATGCTCAGAGCAATCTTTCccagggttggaaaggaccatgGATCATGGATCATGGATCTTGGATCTTCTCACCACCTTGACACCATCAGATGTTTCTTTAATTTCTAACACAACCCCCCCCTCACTTCATCCCCTGGCATCTCCTCAGCAGACATGGAGAGCTCCAAGGTCTGCAGAAGCTTTTGGGTGCCTGAAGTCTGTTTTCACctccctccagcctcctctAAGTTAAACAATTCCTGTCTCCTGCCTTTCTCCAAGGGCTACTTTTCCATCACAGTATTCCTGGGTGTCTTTGAGCCACCACCAGTTGGTCCATGTCATCCCATCCCAGTGGTCCTTGGGCCAccttttcacttttctcttcGTGCACCCATCCAGCACCCTGATCCCCTCCAAACCCCCATCTTCTGCAGGCAGGGGGATTTGTTCTTCCCTGCAGATTTGTGCTTGGAAAGCCAGGACCTTCCTACCCTCCTCCAGGTGGCCTTTTCCTTATTGTCACAGCACAGACTCAGTGCACCAGGGGAGCTTTTGGTGATGCTGAAGCCTCCTCTTGGCTGGTGCCACCAGCACACTGAACACACACACTCTGTTTTCCATAGTCAGAGCCAATAATTGCAATATTGACAAGTGCCAGAGCCAGGGCAGACTCTTGGGTGATCAATACAAGCTCCTGGTTGGGCAGGGTAAGCACTCTCAGAGCCATCCTTCCAGCCAGCCCTGATCATCAGTCAGGCTGGAAACCCTTCCTTCCACAGAGGGCTTTGTGAATGGGAGCTGATTTCTCAGGTTTTCCAAGGATTTTGACAGAAGCACAAAGACCAAGTTCCCAGCAGGACTGCTCCAGTGTCCCGGGATGCCTGGGAGAGATGGGAATTGCTTGCAAAGTCCCAGCCAGCCTGGAGGACTCCTCTGACCCTGAGACATCCCAGTTCTCCCAGATCCCACCTGAGCCACCCAGCAGGAGTCAGGCAGCCCTGGAAATATAAAAGCTTATTATTTCATCCACCAAATTgctcctttccccccttcctcctccactCCTTGGCCTCTAAAGCCTTTAGGATATTGTGGCTTCCCACTGAGTCACAGGGGTGACCAACACACATCagcatctccatccttggaggagGATTCTTTTCAGGGGCAGGAGCAAAAGGTCCCCTTTTATTCTGGCAGATTGGGGTAGAAAAGGCTAAAATCAGAACATCCATCAGCCAACCCCCCATCACAACTGTCACAAACCCTCCAAGAATTTCATTTGGGTGACAGGTAGGGAAGAAATTCCAGTAATACAGtgagtgctttgctttttgatttttccttGGCAGGTTTTGTGAACACACACAAGGCAGGTTTAGCTTTGCAGCTGAACTAAACTGCTGACTCTCTCTTGCTAAACTTGGCTGGATAAAGTGCCCacacttctgtttctcttcttaCCATTCAGGGCCAGGAATGCCCCACATAAAAGCCAGATTACCTTGTTGCTTGTGTTGCATTCCACTGGGAAATACTTGAACTTAACTCAAGGCCATAACCAGTCTGTGCTGTTATGAAGTTTCTGggatcttaattttttttttgtcactgttgctgtttgggtttgtttttttttttatgtactaACTGTATTTGTactggacattttttttttttttttggagtctGAGGTGGAACCTGTGagtatttttcagtgtaaatgtTACATCTGGACTGCAGTTTGAATATGAAACACTGGTCAAAAGAGGGTGATGCATCAGTCCAGCTCTTCAACTGGTTATTCCACAGCCA
Coding sequences within:
- the GJC2 gene encoding gap junction gamma-2 protein, with translation MTNMSWSFLTRLLEEIHNHSTFVGKVWLTVLIVFRIVLTAVGGESIYSDEQSKFTCNTKQPGCDNVCYDAFAPLSHVRFWVFQIIMISTPSVMYLGYAIHRIARSAEEEKKFKGFKKKKRKKQQHFALNWQTGPNVEDPLEADEEDPMISDEAAESEKGKAKPQSKEPQKHDGRRRIQEEGLMKIYVFQLLTRASFEVCFLVGQYLLYGFEVEAYYVCNRVPCPHTVDCFVSRPTEKTIFLLVMYVVSFLCLLLNMCEMFHLGFGTIRDAIRNRKMNSFRQPPYNYSYPKNISCPPEYNLVVKSEKATKIPNSLMAHEQNLANVAQEQQCTSPDENLPADLSTLHKHLRVAQEQLDIAFQSYSSTQANTQPSRTSSPASGGTVVEQNRANTAQEKQGAKPKASLEKGSSSSKDGKTSVWI